In Heptranchias perlo isolate sHepPer1 chromosome 7, sHepPer1.hap1, whole genome shotgun sequence, a genomic segment contains:
- the LOC137323928 gene encoding poly(rC)-binding protein 3 isoform X1 — MDPKVTEGGLNVTLTIRLLMHGKEVGSIIGKKGETVKKMREESGARINISEGNCPERIVTITGPTDAIFKAFAMIAFKFEEDIDNSMTNSTATSKPPVTLRLVVPASQCGSLIGKGGSKIKEIRESTGAQVQVAGDMLPNSTERAVTISGMPDAIIQCVKQICVVMLEVEYKSPPKGATIPYRPKPASAPVIFAGGQVRADPLSASAANLSLLLQHQPLPAYTIQGQYAIPHPDDACLLSAEYKTALASTLWRSPQLTHPSSQMKEPAWRPDSLRGKMEIKNCNEESGTWGLDANPPASTHELTIPNDLIGCIIGRQGSKINEIRQMSGAQIKIANAAEGSTERQITITGSPANISLAQYLINARLTSEVSGMGTL; from the exons AAAGGTGAGACTGTGAAAAAGATGCGCGAGGAG AGCGGTGCACGCATTAATATCTCTGAAGGAAATTGTCCTGAGAGAATTGTAACCATCACTGGCCCAACTGATGCAATATTCAAGGCATTTGCGATGATCGCCTTTAAGTTTGAGGAG GACATCGATAATTCAATGACTAACAGTACAGCCACCAGTAAACCACCTGTGACCCTGCGACTCGTTGTACCAGCCAGTCAGTGCGGATCACTGATTGGAAAAGGGGGCTCCAAGATCAAAGAAATTCGTGAG TCGACAGGGGCTCAAGTCCAGGTGGCAGGGGACATGCTGCCTAATTCCACTGAACGTGCAGTGACAATCTCTGGGATGCCAGATGCCATCATCCAATGTGTGAAGCAAATATGTGTGGTGATGCTGGAGGTAGAGTATAAG TCCCCACCGAAAGGTGCCACCATCCCCTACCGCCCAAAGCCCGCCTCTGCCCCCGTCATTTTTGCAGGTGGCCAGGTAAGAGCAGATCCCCTCTCAGCCTCCGCAGCCAACCTCAGCCTCTTACTGCAGCACCAGCCACTGCCT GCCTATACAATTCAGGGACAGTATGCCATTCCACACCCAGAT GATGCGTGCCTCTTGTCGGCTGAGTATAAAACGGCGCTGGCATCGACGTTGTGGAGAAGTCCGCAGCTTACTCACCCATCATCCCAGATGAAGGAACCTGCATGGAGACCAGACTCCTTGAGAggaaaaatggaaataaaaaactgtAATGAAGAATCAGGAACCTGGG GTTTGGATGCCAATCCCCCGGCCAGTACTCATGAACTCACCATTCCCAATGAT CTAATAGGATGTATAATCGGCAGACAAGGCAGCAAAATCAATGAGATCAGACAAATGTCTGGGGCGCAGATTAAAATAGCTAATGCAGCAGAAGGTTCAACGGAACGCCAGATCACTATTACTGGATCCCCTGCCAACATAAGCCTTGCACAGTACCTCATTAATGCAAG GCTAACATctgaagtctctggaatgggcacACTTTAA
- the LOC137323928 gene encoding poly(rC)-binding protein 3 isoform X2: protein MDPKVTEGGLNVTLTIRLLMHGKEVGSIIGKKGETVKKMREESGARINISEGNCPERIVTITGPTDAIFKAFAMIAFKFEEDIDNSMTNSTATSKPPVTLRLVVPASQCGSLIGKGGSKIKEIRESTGAQVQVAGDMLPNSTERAVTISGMPDAIIQCVKQICVVMLESPPKGATIPYRPKPASAPVIFAGGQVRADPLSASAANLSLLLQHQPLPAYTIQGQYAIPHPDDACLLSAEYKTALASTLWRSPQLTHPSSQMKEPAWRPDSLRGKMEIKNCNEESGTWGLDANPPASTHELTIPNDLIGCIIGRQGSKINEIRQMSGAQIKIANAAEGSTERQITITGSPANISLAQYLINARLTSEVSGMGTL, encoded by the exons AAAGGTGAGACTGTGAAAAAGATGCGCGAGGAG AGCGGTGCACGCATTAATATCTCTGAAGGAAATTGTCCTGAGAGAATTGTAACCATCACTGGCCCAACTGATGCAATATTCAAGGCATTTGCGATGATCGCCTTTAAGTTTGAGGAG GACATCGATAATTCAATGACTAACAGTACAGCCACCAGTAAACCACCTGTGACCCTGCGACTCGTTGTACCAGCCAGTCAGTGCGGATCACTGATTGGAAAAGGGGGCTCCAAGATCAAAGAAATTCGTGAG TCGACAGGGGCTCAAGTCCAGGTGGCAGGGGACATGCTGCCTAATTCCACTGAACGTGCAGTGACAATCTCTGGGATGCCAGATGCCATCATCCAATGTGTGAAGCAAATATGTGTGGTGATGCTGGAG TCCCCACCGAAAGGTGCCACCATCCCCTACCGCCCAAAGCCCGCCTCTGCCCCCGTCATTTTTGCAGGTGGCCAGGTAAGAGCAGATCCCCTCTCAGCCTCCGCAGCCAACCTCAGCCTCTTACTGCAGCACCAGCCACTGCCT GCCTATACAATTCAGGGACAGTATGCCATTCCACACCCAGAT GATGCGTGCCTCTTGTCGGCTGAGTATAAAACGGCGCTGGCATCGACGTTGTGGAGAAGTCCGCAGCTTACTCACCCATCATCCCAGATGAAGGAACCTGCATGGAGACCAGACTCCTTGAGAggaaaaatggaaataaaaaactgtAATGAAGAATCAGGAACCTGGG GTTTGGATGCCAATCCCCCGGCCAGTACTCATGAACTCACCATTCCCAATGAT CTAATAGGATGTATAATCGGCAGACAAGGCAGCAAAATCAATGAGATCAGACAAATGTCTGGGGCGCAGATTAAAATAGCTAATGCAGCAGAAGGTTCAACGGAACGCCAGATCACTATTACTGGATCCCCTGCCAACATAAGCCTTGCACAGTACCTCATTAATGCAAG GCTAACATctgaagtctctggaatgggcacACTTTAA
- the LOC137323928 gene encoding poly(rC)-binding protein 3 isoform X5, translating into MDPKVTEGGLNVTLTIRLLMHGKEVGSIIGKKGETVKKMREESGARINISEGNCPERIVTITGPTDAIFKAFAMIAFKFEEDIDNSMTNSTATSKPPVTLRLVVPASQCGSLIGKGGSKIKEIRESTGAQVQVAGDMLPNSTERAVTISGMPDAIIQCVKQICVVMLEVEYKSPPKGATIPYRPKPASAPVIFAGGQVRADPLSASAANLSLLLQHQPLPAYTIQGQYAIPHPDQLTKLHQLAMQHTPFTPLGQTTPGFPGLDANPPASTHELTIPNDLIGCIIGRQGSKINEIRQMSGAQIKIANAAEGSTERQITITGSPANISLAQYLINARLTSEVSGMGTL; encoded by the exons AAAGGTGAGACTGTGAAAAAGATGCGCGAGGAG AGCGGTGCACGCATTAATATCTCTGAAGGAAATTGTCCTGAGAGAATTGTAACCATCACTGGCCCAACTGATGCAATATTCAAGGCATTTGCGATGATCGCCTTTAAGTTTGAGGAG GACATCGATAATTCAATGACTAACAGTACAGCCACCAGTAAACCACCTGTGACCCTGCGACTCGTTGTACCAGCCAGTCAGTGCGGATCACTGATTGGAAAAGGGGGCTCCAAGATCAAAGAAATTCGTGAG TCGACAGGGGCTCAAGTCCAGGTGGCAGGGGACATGCTGCCTAATTCCACTGAACGTGCAGTGACAATCTCTGGGATGCCAGATGCCATCATCCAATGTGTGAAGCAAATATGTGTGGTGATGCTGGAGGTAGAGTATAAG TCCCCACCGAAAGGTGCCACCATCCCCTACCGCCCAAAGCCCGCCTCTGCCCCCGTCATTTTTGCAGGTGGCCAGGTAAGAGCAGATCCCCTCTCAGCCTCCGCAGCCAACCTCAGCCTCTTACTGCAGCACCAGCCACTGCCT GCCTATACAATTCAGGGACAGTATGCCATTCCACACCCAGAT CAGTTGACCAAGCTTCATCAGTTGGCTATGCAGCATACCCCCTTTACTCCCCTTGGGCAGACCACCCCTGGTTTCCCTG GTTTGGATGCCAATCCCCCGGCCAGTACTCATGAACTCACCATTCCCAATGAT CTAATAGGATGTATAATCGGCAGACAAGGCAGCAAAATCAATGAGATCAGACAAATGTCTGGGGCGCAGATTAAAATAGCTAATGCAGCAGAAGGTTCAACGGAACGCCAGATCACTATTACTGGATCCCCTGCCAACATAAGCCTTGCACAGTACCTCATTAATGCAAG GCTAACATctgaagtctctggaatgggcacACTTTAA
- the LOC137323928 gene encoding poly(rC)-binding protein 3 isoform X14, translated as MDPKVTEGGLNVTLTIRLLMHGKEVGSIIGKKGETVKKMREESGARINISEGNCPERIVTITGPTDAIFKAFAMIAFKFEEDIDNSMTNSTATSKPPVTLRLVVPASQCGSLIGKGGSKIKEIRESTGAQVQVAGDMLPNSTERAVTISGMPDAIIQCVKQICVVMLESPPKGATIPYRPKPASAPVIFAGGQAYTIQGQYAIPHPDLTKLHQLAMQHTPFTPLGQTTPGFPGLDANPPASTHELTIPNDLIGCIIGRQGSKINEIRQMSGAQIKIANAAEGSTERQITITGSPANISLAQYLINARLTSEVSGMGTL; from the exons AAAGGTGAGACTGTGAAAAAGATGCGCGAGGAG AGCGGTGCACGCATTAATATCTCTGAAGGAAATTGTCCTGAGAGAATTGTAACCATCACTGGCCCAACTGATGCAATATTCAAGGCATTTGCGATGATCGCCTTTAAGTTTGAGGAG GACATCGATAATTCAATGACTAACAGTACAGCCACCAGTAAACCACCTGTGACCCTGCGACTCGTTGTACCAGCCAGTCAGTGCGGATCACTGATTGGAAAAGGGGGCTCCAAGATCAAAGAAATTCGTGAG TCGACAGGGGCTCAAGTCCAGGTGGCAGGGGACATGCTGCCTAATTCCACTGAACGTGCAGTGACAATCTCTGGGATGCCAGATGCCATCATCCAATGTGTGAAGCAAATATGTGTGGTGATGCTGGAG TCCCCACCGAAAGGTGCCACCATCCCCTACCGCCCAAAGCCCGCCTCTGCCCCCGTCATTTTTGCAGGTGGCCAG GCCTATACAATTCAGGGACAGTATGCCATTCCACACCCAGAT TTGACCAAGCTTCATCAGTTGGCTATGCAGCATACCCCCTTTACTCCCCTTGGGCAGACCACCCCTGGTTTCCCTG GTTTGGATGCCAATCCCCCGGCCAGTACTCATGAACTCACCATTCCCAATGAT CTAATAGGATGTATAATCGGCAGACAAGGCAGCAAAATCAATGAGATCAGACAAATGTCTGGGGCGCAGATTAAAATAGCTAATGCAGCAGAAGGTTCAACGGAACGCCAGATCACTATTACTGGATCCCCTGCCAACATAAGCCTTGCACAGTACCTCATTAATGCAAG GCTAACATctgaagtctctggaatgggcacACTTTAA
- the LOC137323928 gene encoding poly(rC)-binding protein 3 isoform X13 gives MDPKVTEGGLNVTLTIRLLMHGKEVGSIIGKKGETVKKMREESGARINISEGNCPERIVTITGPTDAIFKAFAMIAFKFEEDIDNSMTNSTATSKPPVTLRLVVPASQCGSLIGKGGSKIKEIRESTGAQVQVAGDMLPNSTERAVTISGMPDAIIQCVKQICVVMLESPPKGATIPYRPKPASAPVIFAGGQAYTIQGQYAIPHPDQLTKLHQLAMQHTPFTPLGQTTPGFPGLDANPPASTHELTIPNDLIGCIIGRQGSKINEIRQMSGAQIKIANAAEGSTERQITITGSPANISLAQYLINARLTSEVSGMGTL, from the exons AAAGGTGAGACTGTGAAAAAGATGCGCGAGGAG AGCGGTGCACGCATTAATATCTCTGAAGGAAATTGTCCTGAGAGAATTGTAACCATCACTGGCCCAACTGATGCAATATTCAAGGCATTTGCGATGATCGCCTTTAAGTTTGAGGAG GACATCGATAATTCAATGACTAACAGTACAGCCACCAGTAAACCACCTGTGACCCTGCGACTCGTTGTACCAGCCAGTCAGTGCGGATCACTGATTGGAAAAGGGGGCTCCAAGATCAAAGAAATTCGTGAG TCGACAGGGGCTCAAGTCCAGGTGGCAGGGGACATGCTGCCTAATTCCACTGAACGTGCAGTGACAATCTCTGGGATGCCAGATGCCATCATCCAATGTGTGAAGCAAATATGTGTGGTGATGCTGGAG TCCCCACCGAAAGGTGCCACCATCCCCTACCGCCCAAAGCCCGCCTCTGCCCCCGTCATTTTTGCAGGTGGCCAG GCCTATACAATTCAGGGACAGTATGCCATTCCACACCCAGAT CAGTTGACCAAGCTTCATCAGTTGGCTATGCAGCATACCCCCTTTACTCCCCTTGGGCAGACCACCCCTGGTTTCCCTG GTTTGGATGCCAATCCCCCGGCCAGTACTCATGAACTCACCATTCCCAATGAT CTAATAGGATGTATAATCGGCAGACAAGGCAGCAAAATCAATGAGATCAGACAAATGTCTGGGGCGCAGATTAAAATAGCTAATGCAGCAGAAGGTTCAACGGAACGCCAGATCACTATTACTGGATCCCCTGCCAACATAAGCCTTGCACAGTACCTCATTAATGCAAG GCTAACATctgaagtctctggaatgggcacACTTTAA
- the LOC137323928 gene encoding poly(rC)-binding protein 3 isoform X15: MDPKVTEGGLNVTLTIRLLMHGKEVGSIIGKKGETVKKMREESGARINISEGNCPERIVTITGPTDAIFKAFAMIAFKFEEDIDNSMTNSTATSKPPVTLRLVVPASQCGSLIGKGGSKIKEIRESTGAQVQVAGDMLPNSTERAVTISGMPDAIIQCVKQICVVMLEVEYKSPPKGATIPYRPKPASAPVIFAGGQVRADPLSASAANLSLLLQHQPLPAYTIQGQYAIPHPDDACLLSAEYKTALASTLWRSPQLTHPSSQMKEPAWRPDSLRGKMEIKNCNEESGTWGLDANPPASTHELTIPNDANI, translated from the exons AAAGGTGAGACTGTGAAAAAGATGCGCGAGGAG AGCGGTGCACGCATTAATATCTCTGAAGGAAATTGTCCTGAGAGAATTGTAACCATCACTGGCCCAACTGATGCAATATTCAAGGCATTTGCGATGATCGCCTTTAAGTTTGAGGAG GACATCGATAATTCAATGACTAACAGTACAGCCACCAGTAAACCACCTGTGACCCTGCGACTCGTTGTACCAGCCAGTCAGTGCGGATCACTGATTGGAAAAGGGGGCTCCAAGATCAAAGAAATTCGTGAG TCGACAGGGGCTCAAGTCCAGGTGGCAGGGGACATGCTGCCTAATTCCACTGAACGTGCAGTGACAATCTCTGGGATGCCAGATGCCATCATCCAATGTGTGAAGCAAATATGTGTGGTGATGCTGGAGGTAGAGTATAAG TCCCCACCGAAAGGTGCCACCATCCCCTACCGCCCAAAGCCCGCCTCTGCCCCCGTCATTTTTGCAGGTGGCCAGGTAAGAGCAGATCCCCTCTCAGCCTCCGCAGCCAACCTCAGCCTCTTACTGCAGCACCAGCCACTGCCT GCCTATACAATTCAGGGACAGTATGCCATTCCACACCCAGAT GATGCGTGCCTCTTGTCGGCTGAGTATAAAACGGCGCTGGCATCGACGTTGTGGAGAAGTCCGCAGCTTACTCACCCATCATCCCAGATGAAGGAACCTGCATGGAGACCAGACTCCTTGAGAggaaaaatggaaataaaaaactgtAATGAAGAATCAGGAACCTGGG GTTTGGATGCCAATCCCCCGGCCAGTACTCATGAACTCACCATTCCCAATGAT GCTAACATctga
- the LOC137323928 gene encoding poly(rC)-binding protein 3 isoform X12 — protein sequence MDPKVTEGGLNVTLTIRLLMHGKEVGSIIGKKGETVKKMREESGARINISEGNCPERIVTITGPTDAIFKAFAMIAFKFEEDIDNSMTNSTATSKPPVTLRLVVPASQCGSLIGKGGSKIKEIRESTGAQVQVAGDMLPNSTERAVTISGMPDAIIQCVKQICVVMLEVEYKSPPKGATIPYRPKPASAPVIFAGGQAYTIQGQYAIPHPDLTKLHQLAMQHTPFTPLGQTTPGFPGLDANPPASTHELTIPNDLIGCIIGRQGSKINEIRQMSGAQIKIANAAEGSTERQITITGSPANISLAQYLINARLTSEVSGMGTL from the exons AAAGGTGAGACTGTGAAAAAGATGCGCGAGGAG AGCGGTGCACGCATTAATATCTCTGAAGGAAATTGTCCTGAGAGAATTGTAACCATCACTGGCCCAACTGATGCAATATTCAAGGCATTTGCGATGATCGCCTTTAAGTTTGAGGAG GACATCGATAATTCAATGACTAACAGTACAGCCACCAGTAAACCACCTGTGACCCTGCGACTCGTTGTACCAGCCAGTCAGTGCGGATCACTGATTGGAAAAGGGGGCTCCAAGATCAAAGAAATTCGTGAG TCGACAGGGGCTCAAGTCCAGGTGGCAGGGGACATGCTGCCTAATTCCACTGAACGTGCAGTGACAATCTCTGGGATGCCAGATGCCATCATCCAATGTGTGAAGCAAATATGTGTGGTGATGCTGGAGGTAGAGTATAAG TCCCCACCGAAAGGTGCCACCATCCCCTACCGCCCAAAGCCCGCCTCTGCCCCCGTCATTTTTGCAGGTGGCCAG GCCTATACAATTCAGGGACAGTATGCCATTCCACACCCAGAT TTGACCAAGCTTCATCAGTTGGCTATGCAGCATACCCCCTTTACTCCCCTTGGGCAGACCACCCCTGGTTTCCCTG GTTTGGATGCCAATCCCCCGGCCAGTACTCATGAACTCACCATTCCCAATGAT CTAATAGGATGTATAATCGGCAGACAAGGCAGCAAAATCAATGAGATCAGACAAATGTCTGGGGCGCAGATTAAAATAGCTAATGCAGCAGAAGGTTCAACGGAACGCCAGATCACTATTACTGGATCCCCTGCCAACATAAGCCTTGCACAGTACCTCATTAATGCAAG GCTAACATctgaagtctctggaatgggcacACTTTAA
- the LOC137323928 gene encoding poly(rC)-binding protein 3 isoform X6, with product MDPKVTEGGLNVTLTIRLLMHGKEVGSIIGKKGETVKKMREESGARINISEGNCPERIVTITGPTDAIFKAFAMIAFKFEEDIDNSMTNSTATSKPPVTLRLVVPASQCGSLIGKGGSKIKEIRESTGAQVQVAGDMLPNSTERAVTISGMPDAIIQCVKQICVVMLEVEYKSPPKGATIPYRPKPASAPVIFAGGQVRADPLSASAANLSLLLQHQPLPAYTIQGQYAIPHPDLTKLHQLAMQHTPFTPLGQTTPGFPGLDANPPASTHELTIPNDLIGCIIGRQGSKINEIRQMSGAQIKIANAAEGSTERQITITGSPANISLAQYLINARLTSEVSGMGTL from the exons AAAGGTGAGACTGTGAAAAAGATGCGCGAGGAG AGCGGTGCACGCATTAATATCTCTGAAGGAAATTGTCCTGAGAGAATTGTAACCATCACTGGCCCAACTGATGCAATATTCAAGGCATTTGCGATGATCGCCTTTAAGTTTGAGGAG GACATCGATAATTCAATGACTAACAGTACAGCCACCAGTAAACCACCTGTGACCCTGCGACTCGTTGTACCAGCCAGTCAGTGCGGATCACTGATTGGAAAAGGGGGCTCCAAGATCAAAGAAATTCGTGAG TCGACAGGGGCTCAAGTCCAGGTGGCAGGGGACATGCTGCCTAATTCCACTGAACGTGCAGTGACAATCTCTGGGATGCCAGATGCCATCATCCAATGTGTGAAGCAAATATGTGTGGTGATGCTGGAGGTAGAGTATAAG TCCCCACCGAAAGGTGCCACCATCCCCTACCGCCCAAAGCCCGCCTCTGCCCCCGTCATTTTTGCAGGTGGCCAGGTAAGAGCAGATCCCCTCTCAGCCTCCGCAGCCAACCTCAGCCTCTTACTGCAGCACCAGCCACTGCCT GCCTATACAATTCAGGGACAGTATGCCATTCCACACCCAGAT TTGACCAAGCTTCATCAGTTGGCTATGCAGCATACCCCCTTTACTCCCCTTGGGCAGACCACCCCTGGTTTCCCTG GTTTGGATGCCAATCCCCCGGCCAGTACTCATGAACTCACCATTCCCAATGAT CTAATAGGATGTATAATCGGCAGACAAGGCAGCAAAATCAATGAGATCAGACAAATGTCTGGGGCGCAGATTAAAATAGCTAATGCAGCAGAAGGTTCAACGGAACGCCAGATCACTATTACTGGATCCCCTGCCAACATAAGCCTTGCACAGTACCTCATTAATGCAAG GCTAACATctgaagtctctggaatgggcacACTTTAA
- the LOC137323928 gene encoding poly(rC)-binding protein 3 isoform X8 produces MDPKVTEGGLNVTLTIRLLMHGKEVGSIIGKKGETVKKMREESGARINISEGNCPERIVTITGPTDAIFKAFAMIAFKFEEDIDNSMTNSTATSKPPVTLRLVVPASQCGSLIGKGGSKIKEIRESTGAQVQVAGDMLPNSTERAVTISGMPDAIIQCVKQICVVMLESPPKGATIPYRPKPASAPVIFAGGQVRADPLSASAANLSLLLQHQPLPAYTIQGQYAIPHPDLTKLHQLAMQHTPFTPLGQTTPGFPGLDANPPASTHELTIPNDLIGCIIGRQGSKINEIRQMSGAQIKIANAAEGSTERQITITGSPANISLAQYLINARLTSEVSGMGTL; encoded by the exons AAAGGTGAGACTGTGAAAAAGATGCGCGAGGAG AGCGGTGCACGCATTAATATCTCTGAAGGAAATTGTCCTGAGAGAATTGTAACCATCACTGGCCCAACTGATGCAATATTCAAGGCATTTGCGATGATCGCCTTTAAGTTTGAGGAG GACATCGATAATTCAATGACTAACAGTACAGCCACCAGTAAACCACCTGTGACCCTGCGACTCGTTGTACCAGCCAGTCAGTGCGGATCACTGATTGGAAAAGGGGGCTCCAAGATCAAAGAAATTCGTGAG TCGACAGGGGCTCAAGTCCAGGTGGCAGGGGACATGCTGCCTAATTCCACTGAACGTGCAGTGACAATCTCTGGGATGCCAGATGCCATCATCCAATGTGTGAAGCAAATATGTGTGGTGATGCTGGAG TCCCCACCGAAAGGTGCCACCATCCCCTACCGCCCAAAGCCCGCCTCTGCCCCCGTCATTTTTGCAGGTGGCCAGGTAAGAGCAGATCCCCTCTCAGCCTCCGCAGCCAACCTCAGCCTCTTACTGCAGCACCAGCCACTGCCT GCCTATACAATTCAGGGACAGTATGCCATTCCACACCCAGAT TTGACCAAGCTTCATCAGTTGGCTATGCAGCATACCCCCTTTACTCCCCTTGGGCAGACCACCCCTGGTTTCCCTG GTTTGGATGCCAATCCCCCGGCCAGTACTCATGAACTCACCATTCCCAATGAT CTAATAGGATGTATAATCGGCAGACAAGGCAGCAAAATCAATGAGATCAGACAAATGTCTGGGGCGCAGATTAAAATAGCTAATGCAGCAGAAGGTTCAACGGAACGCCAGATCACTATTACTGGATCCCCTGCCAACATAAGCCTTGCACAGTACCTCATTAATGCAAG GCTAACATctgaagtctctggaatgggcacACTTTAA
- the LOC137323928 gene encoding poly(rC)-binding protein 3 isoform X11: MDPKVTEGGLNVTLTIRLLMHGKEVGSIIGKKGETVKKMREESGARINISEGNCPERIVTITGPTDAIFKAFAMIAFKFEEDIDNSMTNSTATSKPPVTLRLVVPASQCGSLIGKGGSKIKEIRESTGAQVQVAGDMLPNSTERAVTISGMPDAIIQCVKQICVVMLEVEYKSPPKGATIPYRPKPASAPVIFAGGQAYTIQGQYAIPHPDQLTKLHQLAMQHTPFTPLGQTTPGFPGLDANPPASTHELTIPNDLIGCIIGRQGSKINEIRQMSGAQIKIANAAEGSTERQITITGSPANISLAQYLINARLTSEVSGMGTL, encoded by the exons AAAGGTGAGACTGTGAAAAAGATGCGCGAGGAG AGCGGTGCACGCATTAATATCTCTGAAGGAAATTGTCCTGAGAGAATTGTAACCATCACTGGCCCAACTGATGCAATATTCAAGGCATTTGCGATGATCGCCTTTAAGTTTGAGGAG GACATCGATAATTCAATGACTAACAGTACAGCCACCAGTAAACCACCTGTGACCCTGCGACTCGTTGTACCAGCCAGTCAGTGCGGATCACTGATTGGAAAAGGGGGCTCCAAGATCAAAGAAATTCGTGAG TCGACAGGGGCTCAAGTCCAGGTGGCAGGGGACATGCTGCCTAATTCCACTGAACGTGCAGTGACAATCTCTGGGATGCCAGATGCCATCATCCAATGTGTGAAGCAAATATGTGTGGTGATGCTGGAGGTAGAGTATAAG TCCCCACCGAAAGGTGCCACCATCCCCTACCGCCCAAAGCCCGCCTCTGCCCCCGTCATTTTTGCAGGTGGCCAG GCCTATACAATTCAGGGACAGTATGCCATTCCACACCCAGAT CAGTTGACCAAGCTTCATCAGTTGGCTATGCAGCATACCCCCTTTACTCCCCTTGGGCAGACCACCCCTGGTTTCCCTG GTTTGGATGCCAATCCCCCGGCCAGTACTCATGAACTCACCATTCCCAATGAT CTAATAGGATGTATAATCGGCAGACAAGGCAGCAAAATCAATGAGATCAGACAAATGTCTGGGGCGCAGATTAAAATAGCTAATGCAGCAGAAGGTTCAACGGAACGCCAGATCACTATTACTGGATCCCCTGCCAACATAAGCCTTGCACAGTACCTCATTAATGCAAG GCTAACATctgaagtctctggaatgggcacACTTTAA
- the LOC137323928 gene encoding poly(rC)-binding protein 3 isoform X7, translating into MDPKVTEGGLNVTLTIRLLMHGKEVGSIIGKKGETVKKMREESGARINISEGNCPERIVTITGPTDAIFKAFAMIAFKFEEDIDNSMTNSTATSKPPVTLRLVVPASQCGSLIGKGGSKIKEIRESTGAQVQVAGDMLPNSTERAVTISGMPDAIIQCVKQICVVMLESPPKGATIPYRPKPASAPVIFAGGQVRADPLSASAANLSLLLQHQPLPAYTIQGQYAIPHPDQLTKLHQLAMQHTPFTPLGQTTPGFPGLDANPPASTHELTIPNDLIGCIIGRQGSKINEIRQMSGAQIKIANAAEGSTERQITITGSPANISLAQYLINARLTSEVSGMGTL; encoded by the exons AAAGGTGAGACTGTGAAAAAGATGCGCGAGGAG AGCGGTGCACGCATTAATATCTCTGAAGGAAATTGTCCTGAGAGAATTGTAACCATCACTGGCCCAACTGATGCAATATTCAAGGCATTTGCGATGATCGCCTTTAAGTTTGAGGAG GACATCGATAATTCAATGACTAACAGTACAGCCACCAGTAAACCACCTGTGACCCTGCGACTCGTTGTACCAGCCAGTCAGTGCGGATCACTGATTGGAAAAGGGGGCTCCAAGATCAAAGAAATTCGTGAG TCGACAGGGGCTCAAGTCCAGGTGGCAGGGGACATGCTGCCTAATTCCACTGAACGTGCAGTGACAATCTCTGGGATGCCAGATGCCATCATCCAATGTGTGAAGCAAATATGTGTGGTGATGCTGGAG TCCCCACCGAAAGGTGCCACCATCCCCTACCGCCCAAAGCCCGCCTCTGCCCCCGTCATTTTTGCAGGTGGCCAGGTAAGAGCAGATCCCCTCTCAGCCTCCGCAGCCAACCTCAGCCTCTTACTGCAGCACCAGCCACTGCCT GCCTATACAATTCAGGGACAGTATGCCATTCCACACCCAGAT CAGTTGACCAAGCTTCATCAGTTGGCTATGCAGCATACCCCCTTTACTCCCCTTGGGCAGACCACCCCTGGTTTCCCTG GTTTGGATGCCAATCCCCCGGCCAGTACTCATGAACTCACCATTCCCAATGAT CTAATAGGATGTATAATCGGCAGACAAGGCAGCAAAATCAATGAGATCAGACAAATGTCTGGGGCGCAGATTAAAATAGCTAATGCAGCAGAAGGTTCAACGGAACGCCAGATCACTATTACTGGATCCCCTGCCAACATAAGCCTTGCACAGTACCTCATTAATGCAAG GCTAACATctgaagtctctggaatgggcacACTTTAA